The following proteins are encoded in a genomic region of Brachypodium distachyon strain Bd21 chromosome 1, Brachypodium_distachyon_v3.0, whole genome shotgun sequence:
- the LOC100841104 gene encoding isocitrate lyase: protein MASPFSVPSLIMEEEGRFEAEVAEVGAWWNTERFRLTKRPYTARDVVLLRGTLRQSYASGEMAKKLWRTLKSHQANGTASRTFGALDPVQVTMMAKHLDTIYVSGWQCSSTHTSTNEPGPDLADYPYDTVPNKVEHLFFAQQYHDRKQQEARMSLPRAERAHAPFVDFLKPIIADGDTGFGGATATVKLCKLFVERGAAGVHLEDQSSVTKKCGHMAGKVLVAVSEHVNRLVAARLQFDVMGVETVLVARTDAVAATLIQTNVDARDHGFILGATNPRLKNRSLNTVLSDAMAAGKNGMELQAIEDEWIATAQLKTFSDAVKDAIAAIPNTTDHDKNRKLQEWSNATGGYEKCISHEQARELAASLGVPSLFWDWDLPRTREGFYRFRGSVAAAVVRGRAFAPHADVLWMETSSPDIAECTAFSEGVRGGHPETMLAYNLSPSFNWDASGMTDADMAAFIPQVARLGYVWQFITLAGFHADALVTDTFARDFARRGMLAYVERIQREERSNGVDTLEHQKWSGANFYDRVLKTVQGGISSTAAMGKGATEEQFKGSWARPGSESSGQHVLAKSRM from the exons ATGGCGTCGCCATTCTCCGTGCCTTCGTTG ATTATGGAGGAGGAAGGTCGGTtcgaggcggaggtggccgaGGTCGGGGCGTGGTGGAACACGGAGAGGTTCCGGCTGACCAAGCGCCCCTACACCGCCCGCGACGTCGTGCTCCTCCGCGGCACGCTCCGGCAGAGCTACGCCTCGGGCGAAATGGCCAAGAAGCTCTGGCGCACGCTCAAGTCCCACCAGGCCAACGGCACGGCCTCTCGCACCTTCGGCGCCCTCGACCCCGTCCAGGTGACGATGATGGCCAAGCACCTGGACACCATCTACGTGTCCGGGTGGCAGTGCTCGTCGACGCACACCTCGACGAACGAGCCGGGCCCGGACCTGGCCGACTACCCCTACGACACGGTGCCCAACAAGGTCGAACACCTCTTCTTCGCCCAGCAGTACCACGACCGGAAGCAGCAGGAGGCGCGCATGTCGCTGCCCCGCGCCGAGCGCGCCCACGCGCCGTTCGTGGACTTCCTCAAGCCCATCATCGCCGACGGCGACACGGGCTTCGGCGGCGCCACGGCAACGGTCAAGCTGTGCAAGCTCTTCGTGgagcgcggcgcggccgggGTGCACCTGGAGGACCAGTCGTCCGTGACCAAGAAGTGCGGCCACATGGCCGGGAAGGTGCTCGTGGCCGTGTCGGAGCACGTGAaccgcctcgtcgccgcccgGCTCCAGTTCGACGTCATGGGCGTCGAGACCGTCCTCGTGGCGCGCACCGACGCCGTGGCCGCCACGCTGATCCAGACCAACGTGGACGCGCGCGACCACGGCTTCATCCTCGGGGCTACCAACCCGCGGCTCAAGAACCGGAGCCTCAACACCGTGCTCTCGGacgccatggcggccggcaAGAACGGCATGGAGCTCCAGGCCATCGAGGACGAGTGGATCGCCACGGCGCAGCTCAAGACCTTCTCCGATGCCGTCAAGGACGCCATCGCCGCAATCCCCAACACCACCGACCACGACAAGAACCGCAAGCTCCAGGAATGGAGCAACGCCACGGGCGGCTACGAGAAATGCATTTCCCACGAGCAAGCGCGGGAGCTCGCCGCGAGCCTGGGAGTGCCTTCGTTGTTCTGGGACTGGGACCTGCCGCGGACCAGGGAAGGGTTCTACCGCTTCCGGGGgtccgtggcggcggccgtggtcCGCGGGCGCGCATTCGCGCCGCACGCGGACGTGCTCTGGATGGAGACGTCGAGCCCGGACATCGCCGAGTGCACGGCCTTCTCGGAGGGCGTGCGCGGGGGGCACCCGGAGACGATGCTGGCGTACAACCTCTCGCCGTCCTTCAACTGGGACGCGTCCGGCATGACGGACGCCGACATGGCCGCCTTCATCCCGCAGGTGGCCAGGCTGGGGTACGTGTGGCAGTTCATCACGCTCGCCGGGTTCCACGCCGACGCGCTCGTCACCGACACGTTTGCGAGGGACTTTGCCCGCCGCGGCATGCTCGCCTACGTGGAGAGGATccagagggaggagaggagcaaTGGGGTGGACACGCTGGAGCATCAGAAGTGGTCGGGCGCCAACTTTTatgacagggtgctcaagacCGTCCAGGGCGGCATCTCCTCGACAGCAGCCATGGGCAAAG GAGCTACTGAAGAACAGTTCAAGGGCTCATGGGCTAGGCCCGGAAGTGAGAGCAGTGGCCAACACGTTCTTGCCAAATCCAGGATGTGA